In Eubalaena glacialis isolate mEubGla1 chromosome 12, mEubGla1.1.hap2.+ XY, whole genome shotgun sequence, a single window of DNA contains:
- the LOC133102139 gene encoding 60 kDa heat shock protein, mitochondrial-like, with product MLRLPAVLRQIRPVSRALAPHLTRAYAKDVKFGVDARALMLQGVDLLADAVAITMGPKGRTVIIEQSWGSPKVTKDGVTVAKSIDLKDKYKNIGAKLVQDVANNTNEEAGDGTTTATVLARSIAKEGFEKISKGANPVEIRRGVMLAVDAVIAELKKQSKPVTTPEEIAQVATICANGDKEIGNIISDAMKKVGRKGVITVKDGKTLNDELEIIEGMKFDRGYISPYFINTSRSQKCEFQDAYVLLSEKKISSVQSIVPALEIANAHRKPLVIIAEDVDGEALSTLVLNRLKVGLQAVAVKAPGFGDNRKNQLKDMAIATGGAVFGEEGLTLNLEDVQPHDLGKVGEVIVTKDDAMLLKGKGDKAQIEKRIQEIIEQLDITTSEYEKEKLNERLAKLSDGVAVLKVGGTSDVEVNEKKDRVTDALNATQGAVEEGIVLGGGCALLRCLPALDSITPANEDQKIGIEIIKKALKLPAITIAKNAGVEGSLIVEKILRSSSEVGYDAVLGDFVNMVEKGIIDPTKVVRTALLDAAGVASLLTTAEVVVTEIPKEEKDPGMGGMGGMGGGMF from the coding sequence ATGCTTCGATTGCCCGCAGTCCTTCGCCAGATTAGGCCAGTGTCCAGGGCACTGGCTCCTCATCTCACTCGGGCTTATGCCAAAGATGTAAAATTTGGTGTAGATGCCCGAGCCTTAATGCTTCAAGGTGTAGACCTTTTAGCTGATGCTGTAGCCATTACTATGGGGCCAAAGGGAAGGACGGTGATTATTGAACAGAGTTGGGGAAGTCCCAAAGTGACAAAAGATGGTGTGACTGTTGCAAAGTCCATTgacttaaaagataaatataaaaatattggcGCGAAACTTGTTCAAGATGTTGCCAATAACACAAATGAAGAGGCTGGGGATGGCACCACTACTGCTACTGTACTGGCACGCTCCATTGCCAAGGAAGGCTTTGAGAAGATTAGCAAAGGTGCTAATCCAGTGGAAATCAGGAGAggtgtgatgttagctgttgaTGCTGTAATTGCTGAACTTAAGAAGCAGTCTAAACCTGTGACAACCCCAGAAGAGATCGCCCAGGTTGCTACGATTTGTGCAAATGGAGACAAAGAAATCGGCAACATCATTTCTGATGCGATGAAAAAGGTTGGAAGAAAGGGCGTTATCACAGTAAAGGATGGAAAAACACTGAATGATGAATTAGAAATTATTGAAGGCATGAAGTTTGATAgagggtatatctctccatactTTATTAATACATCAAGAAGTCAGAAATGTGAATTCCAAGATGCCTATGTTctgttaagtgaaaagaaaatttctaGTGTCCAGTCCATTGTTCCTGCTCTTGAAATTGCCAATGCTCACCGTAAGCCGTTGGTCATAATTGCTGAAGATGTGGATGGGGAAGCTCTAAGCACACTCGTTTTGAATAGGCTGAAAGTTGGTCTTCAGGCTGTAGCAGTCAAAGCTCCAGGTTTTGGTGACAATAGAAAGAACCAGCTTAAAGACATGGCTATTGCTACTGGCGGTGCAGTATTTGGAGAAGAAGGGCTAACTCTAAATCTTGAAGATGTTCAGCCTCATGACTTAGGAAAAGTTGGAGAGGTCATTGTGACCAAAGATGATGCCATGCTCTTGAAAGGAAAAGGTGACAAGGCTCAAATTGAAAAGCGTATTCAAGAAATCATCGAGCAGTTAGATATTACAACTAgtgaatatgaaaaggaaaaactgaatgaACGTCTGGCAAAACTCTCAGATGGTGTTGCTGTGCTAAAGGTTGGTGGGACAAGTGATGTTGaagtgaatgaaaagaaagacagAGTTACAGATGCCCTTAATGCTACACAAGGTGCTGTTGAAGAAGGCATTGTTTTGGGAGGGGGCTGTGCCCTGCTTCGGTGCCTTCCAGCCTTGGATTCAATAACTCCAGCTAATGAAGATcaaaaaattggtatagaaattattaaaaaagcaCTCAAACTTCCTGCAATAACCATTGCTAAGAATGCAGGTGTCGAAGGATCATTGATAGTTGAGAAAATTTTGCGAAGTTCTTCAGAAGTTGGTTATGACGCTGTGCTTGGAGATTTTGTGAATATGGTGGAAAAAGGAATCATTGATCCAACTAAGGTTGTAAGAACTGCATTACTGGATGCTGCTGGAGTGGCCTCTCTGTTAACTACAGCAGAAGTTGTAGTCACAGAAATTCCTAAAGAAGAGAAGGATCCTGGAATGGGCGGAATGGGTGGGATGGGAGGTGGCATGTTCTAA